One stretch of Methylopila sp. 73B DNA includes these proteins:
- the otnI gene encoding 2-oxo-tetronate isomerase codes for MPRFAANLTMMFNERPFLDRFAAAADAGFTAVEFLFPYDFAPDVVAGKLEAAGLTQALFNMPPGDWAAGERGIAALPGREAEFDANVDVALTYAEATGVKRLHMMAGLIAADDAAANAAYRRAVVFAAGKLAAKGLDLVLEPINGRDMPGYFLNDFDKAAALIAELGLPNVKLQYDVYHRQILHGDVLVSLEAMMPIVGHVQIASVPKRNEPNTGELNDTAIFAALDRLGYDGFVGCEYRPAAVTEDGLSWFAPYRG; via the coding sequence ATGCCCCGCTTCGCCGCCAACCTGACCATGATGTTCAACGAGCGGCCGTTCCTCGACCGCTTCGCCGCCGCCGCCGACGCCGGATTCACGGCGGTCGAGTTCCTGTTCCCCTACGACTTCGCGCCCGACGTCGTGGCCGGGAAGCTCGAGGCGGCGGGCCTCACCCAGGCGCTGTTCAACATGCCGCCTGGCGACTGGGCGGCGGGCGAGCGCGGGATCGCGGCGCTGCCGGGCCGCGAGGCCGAGTTCGACGCCAACGTCGACGTCGCGCTCACCTACGCCGAGGCGACGGGCGTGAAGCGGCTGCACATGATGGCCGGCCTGATCGCCGCCGACGACGCCGCCGCCAACGCCGCCTACCGCCGCGCGGTGGTCTTCGCCGCCGGGAAGCTCGCCGCCAAGGGCCTCGACCTGGTGCTGGAGCCGATCAACGGCCGCGACATGCCGGGCTATTTCCTCAACGACTTCGACAAGGCCGCGGCTCTCATCGCCGAGCTTGGCCTTCCGAACGTCAAGCTACAGTACGACGTCTACCACCGCCAGATCCTGCACGGCGACGTGCTGGTCTCGCTCGAGGCGATGATGCCGATCGTAGGCCACGTCCAGATCGCGTCCGTGCCGAAGCGCAACGAGCCAAACACCGGCGAGCTGAACGACACCGCGATCTTCGCGGCGCTCGATCGCTTGGGCTACGACGGCTTCGTCGGCTGCGAATACCGCCCGGCCGCCGTCACCGAGGACGGCCTGAGCTGGTTCGCGCCCTACCGCGGGTGA
- a CDS encoding MFS transporter — MTDATLPGATAASADFESRTYKKVFMRIVPFLMLLYVIAYLDRVNVGFAKLQMSGDLGFSETVFGLGAGLFFIGYFLFEVPSNILLHKLGARVWIARIMVTWGIVSACFWFVETPVQFYALRFLLGLAEAGFYPGIILYITYWFPSHRRARIIAVFMAAIPISGIFGNPLSGWIMDAFNGVAGHQGWQWMFVIEAIPAVLLGVVVYFYLDDRISDAKWLTGDEKALLTREIAADQTGKVQEASLGSVFKDPRIWAMAFIYFCIVMGQYGLTFWLPTLVKGAGIQGNLLIGAVSAIPFLCAVVVMILCGRSADRMRERRWHLIIPALVASAGFVVSATTGSPLIGIIALSAAAAGVLTCSPLFWSLPTAFISGAAAASGIAIINSVGNLAGFVSPYAIGALRDATQSTAAGMYMLAGSLAIGALAIYLTPAKLVNR; from the coding sequence ATGACTGACGCAACCCTCCCCGGCGCGACCGCCGCATCGGCCGATTTCGAGAGCCGCACCTACAAGAAGGTGTTCATGAGGATCGTGCCGTTCCTCATGCTGCTCTACGTGATCGCCTATCTCGACCGCGTGAACGTGGGCTTCGCGAAGCTGCAGATGTCCGGCGACCTCGGCTTCAGCGAGACCGTGTTCGGCCTCGGCGCCGGCCTGTTCTTCATCGGCTACTTCCTGTTCGAGGTGCCGTCGAACATCCTGCTGCACAAGCTCGGCGCCCGCGTCTGGATCGCCCGCATCATGGTGACCTGGGGCATCGTCTCCGCCTGCTTCTGGTTCGTCGAGACGCCGGTGCAGTTCTACGCCCTGCGCTTCCTGCTGGGCCTGGCCGAAGCCGGCTTCTACCCCGGCATCATCCTCTACATCACCTACTGGTTCCCCTCGCACCGCCGCGCCCGCATCATCGCGGTGTTCATGGCGGCGATCCCGATCTCGGGCATCTTCGGCAATCCGCTGTCGGGCTGGATCATGGACGCTTTCAACGGCGTCGCCGGCCACCAGGGCTGGCAGTGGATGTTCGTGATCGAGGCGATTCCGGCCGTGCTCCTTGGCGTCGTCGTCTACTTCTACCTCGACGACCGCATCTCCGACGCGAAGTGGCTGACGGGCGACGAGAAGGCGCTGCTGACGCGCGAGATCGCCGCCGACCAGACCGGCAAGGTGCAGGAGGCCTCGCTCGGCTCGGTTTTCAAGGACCCGCGCATCTGGGCGATGGCCTTCATCTACTTCTGCATCGTGATGGGCCAGTACGGCCTGACCTTCTGGCTGCCGACGCTGGTGAAGGGCGCAGGCATCCAGGGCAACCTGCTGATCGGCGCGGTCAGCGCGATTCCCTTCCTCTGCGCGGTGGTGGTCATGATCCTGTGCGGCCGCAGCGCCGACCGGATGCGCGAGCGCCGCTGGCACCTGATCATCCCGGCGCTCGTCGCCTCCGCCGGCTTCGTGGTGTCCGCCACCACCGGGAGCCCGCTCATCGGCATCATCGCGCTCTCGGCCGCCGCCGCTGGCGTGCTGACCTGCTCGCCGCTGTTCTGGTCGCTGCCCACCGCCTTCATCAGCGGCGCGGCCGCCGCCTCCGGCATCGCGATCATCAACTCGGTCGGCAACCTTGCGGGCTTCGTCAGCCCCTACGCCATCGGCGCGCTGCGGGACGCGACCCAGAGCACCGCGGCCGGCATGTACATGCTCGCGGGCTCGCTCGCGATCGGCGCGCTCGCGATCTACCTGACGCCCGCGAAGCTCGTGAACCGCTAA
- the ltnD gene encoding L-threonate dehydrogenase → MSAQSASAKKIGLIGLGSMGFGMAASLARAGHAVTGFDVNPDAVARFTAEHGAGAASPAEAAADADIIVVVVVNAAQTRTVLFGENGAATAAKPGAVIIASATMSPDDAKALAKDAEALGLLYLDAPISGGAQRAAEGALTILASGSPETFAAARPALDAMAAKLYELGDATGVGAAFKMVNQLLAGVHIAAACEAITFAKRFDLDIAKVYEVITASAGNSWMFENRIPHVLDGDYSPRSAIDIFVKDLGIVADMSRATKFPTPMAGAGLQLFLMSAAAGMGRDDDASVARLFAQIAGLDLPGPKT, encoded by the coding sequence ATGAGCGCTCAGTCTGCGTCCGCGAAGAAGATTGGTCTCATCGGCCTCGGATCGATGGGCTTCGGCATGGCGGCCTCCCTCGCACGCGCCGGCCACGCCGTTACCGGGTTTGACGTCAACCCCGACGCCGTCGCGCGCTTCACGGCCGAGCACGGGGCGGGCGCCGCCTCCCCCGCCGAGGCCGCGGCCGACGCCGACATCATCGTCGTGGTGGTGGTGAACGCCGCGCAGACCCGCACGGTCCTGTTCGGCGAGAACGGCGCCGCGACGGCCGCGAAACCCGGCGCGGTGATCATCGCCTCCGCCACCATGTCGCCCGACGACGCCAAGGCGCTCGCCAAGGACGCCGAGGCGCTCGGCCTGCTCTACCTCGACGCTCCGATCTCCGGCGGCGCCCAGCGCGCGGCCGAAGGCGCGCTCACCATTCTGGCCTCCGGCTCCCCCGAGACCTTCGCGGCCGCCCGCCCCGCGCTCGACGCCATGGCCGCCAAGCTCTACGAGCTAGGCGACGCGACCGGCGTCGGCGCGGCGTTCAAGATGGTCAACCAGCTTCTGGCCGGCGTGCACATCGCCGCCGCCTGCGAGGCCATCACCTTCGCCAAGCGCTTCGATCTCGACATCGCCAAGGTTTACGAGGTCATCACCGCCTCGGCCGGCAACTCCTGGATGTTCGAGAACCGCATTCCCCACGTTCTCGACGGCGACTACTCGCCCCGCAGCGCCATCGACATCTTCGTCAAGGACCTCGGCATCGTGGCCGACATGTCCCGGGCGACCAAGTTCCCGACGCCGATGGCCGGCGCCGGCCTTCAGCTGTTCCTGATGTCGGCCGCGGCCGGCATGGGCCGCGACGACGACGCCTCCGTGGCCCGTCTGTTCGCGCAGATCGCCGGGCTAGACCTGCCCGGCCCCAAGACCTGA
- the rnc gene encoding ribonuclease III: MTKRGVAHAEVEDNLGYVFRDKTLLDRALTHISGARSSEGRLGSYQRLEFLGDRVLGLAVSAMLLRGFPKSDEGELSRRLAELVRAEACAEVAAAMQLGPHIRLGSGEANSGGRKKKAILSDVCEAAVGAVFLDGGYEPAAALVERYWGPRMLAPSRPLRDPKTGLQEWAQGRGLPTPVYREIGRSGPDHNPHFQVLVEVEGLGEAEGEGRSKRAAEQAAAEALLAREGQGTTETTHG; the protein is encoded by the coding sequence ATGACGAAGCGCGGCGTCGCGCACGCCGAGGTCGAGGACAACCTCGGTTACGTCTTCAGGGACAAGACGCTGCTGGACCGCGCGCTCACCCACATCAGCGGGGCGCGTTCGTCCGAAGGCCGGCTTGGAAGCTACCAGAGGCTCGAATTCCTCGGCGACCGCGTGCTCGGCCTCGCCGTGTCCGCGATGCTGCTAAGAGGTTTTCCGAAGTCCGACGAGGGCGAGCTGTCGCGCCGGCTGGCCGAGCTGGTGCGGGCCGAAGCCTGCGCGGAGGTGGCCGCGGCGATGCAGCTCGGGCCGCACATCCGGCTCGGCTCGGGCGAAGCGAACTCCGGCGGGCGCAAGAAGAAGGCGATCCTGTCCGACGTGTGCGAAGCTGCGGTCGGCGCCGTGTTTCTCGACGGCGGCTACGAGCCTGCGGCCGCGCTCGTCGAACGCTATTGGGGACCGCGGATGCTGGCGCCGAGCCGGCCGCTGCGCGACCCGAAGACCGGGCTGCAGGAGTGGGCCCAGGGCCGCGGCCTGCCGACGCCGGTCTACCGCGAAATTGGGCGCTCCGGCCCCGACCACAACCCGCATTTCCAGGTTCTGGTCGAAGTCGAGGGGCTTGGCGAAGCCGAAGGCGAGGGGCGCTCCAAGCGCGCCGCCGAACAGGCCGCCGCAGAAGCGCTGCTCGCCCGCGAGGGTCAGGGAACGACGGAGACGACGCATGGCTGA
- the era gene encoding GTPase Era, whose protein sequence is MAEDDRANEPGFAGPGAEGATRCGFVALVGAPNAGKSTLLNSLVGAKVSIVSHKVQTTRALIRGLVIASGAQIVFVDTPGIFAPKRRLDRAMVTTAWGGAGDADVIALLLDVRKGLDDDNSAILARLADSGRRKILILNKIDLIRRDALLALAQEAAARVSFDRVFMVSALKGDGVRDMVAYLADEMPAGPWLYPADDISDLPLRALAAEITREKLFHRLHDELPYASTVETEKWEQKTDGSVRVEQTIYVERESQKRIVIGKGGQTVKQISTEARKEISEIAETTVHLFLFVKVRENWGDDPERYREMGLEFPKS, encoded by the coding sequence ATGGCTGAGGACGACCGGGCCAACGAACCGGGATTTGCGGGACCCGGCGCCGAAGGCGCCACCCGCTGCGGCTTCGTGGCCCTCGTCGGCGCGCCGAACGCCGGCAAGTCGACGCTGCTGAACTCGCTCGTGGGCGCCAAGGTCTCGATCGTCAGCCACAAGGTGCAGACCACCCGGGCGCTGATCCGCGGCCTCGTGATCGCGAGCGGGGCGCAGATCGTGTTCGTTGACACGCCCGGCATCTTCGCGCCCAAGCGCCGGCTGGACCGCGCGATGGTGACGACCGCCTGGGGCGGCGCGGGCGACGCCGACGTGATCGCGCTGCTGCTCGACGTCCGCAAGGGCCTCGACGACGACAACAGCGCGATCCTCGCGCGGCTGGCCGACAGCGGCCGCCGCAAGATCCTGATCCTGAACAAGATCGACCTGATCCGCCGCGACGCGCTGCTGGCGCTCGCCCAGGAGGCCGCCGCGCGGGTCTCGTTCGACCGCGTGTTCATGGTCTCCGCGCTGAAGGGCGACGGCGTCCGGGACATGGTCGCCTACCTCGCCGACGAGATGCCGGCCGGTCCCTGGCTCTACCCCGCCGACGACATTTCCGACCTGCCGCTGCGGGCGCTCGCGGCCGAGATCACCCGCGAAAAGCTGTTCCACCGCCTCCACGACGAACTGCCCTACGCCTCGACCGTCGAGACCGAGAAGTGGGAGCAGAAGACGGACGGCTCGGTGCGCGTCGAGCAGACGATCTACGTCGAGCGCGAGAGCCAGAAGCGGATCGTGATCGGCAAGGGCGGCCAGACCGTGAAGCAGATCTCGACCGAGGCCCGCAAGGAGATCTCCGAGATCGCGGAAACCACCGTGCACCTCTTCCTGTTCGTGAAGGTGCGCGAAAACTGGGGCGACGATCCCGAGCGCTACCGCGAGATGGGGCTGGAGTTTCCGAAGAGCTGA
- the lepB gene encoding signal peptidase I, whose protein sequence is MSVTTDKKQNAEGGFLEILKICAQALLIAIVIRTLAFQPFNIPSGSMEKTLLVGDYLFVSKYAYGYSRYSLPFGPPVGSGRLFGSMPHRGDIAVFKLPTDNSTDYIKRVIGLPGDRVQMLDGVLHINEKAVPKVRIDDYVVTAPDGSPQRIPRYRETLDNGVSYEVLDMVENGFLDNTPVYTVPEGRLFMMGDNRDNSTDSRVQSAVGYVPFENLVGRAELIFFSVERGEAAWAFWRWPWSVRWTRLGTSLR, encoded by the coding sequence ATGAGCGTGACGACCGACAAGAAGCAGAACGCCGAGGGCGGGTTCCTCGAGATCCTGAAGATCTGCGCGCAGGCGCTCCTCATCGCGATCGTCATCCGCACGCTGGCCTTCCAGCCGTTCAACATTCCGTCGGGCTCGATGGAGAAGACGCTGCTCGTCGGCGACTACCTCTTCGTGTCGAAATACGCCTACGGCTACAGCCGCTATTCGCTGCCGTTCGGGCCGCCCGTCGGATCGGGCCGCCTCTTCGGCTCGATGCCGCACCGCGGCGACATCGCGGTGTTCAAGCTGCCGACTGACAACTCGACCGATTACATCAAGCGCGTGATCGGCCTGCCCGGCGACCGCGTCCAGATGCTGGACGGCGTGCTGCACATCAACGAGAAGGCGGTGCCCAAGGTCCGGATCGACGATTACGTCGTGACCGCGCCGGACGGGTCGCCGCAGCGCATCCCGCGGTACCGCGAAACGCTCGACAACGGCGTGTCCTACGAGGTTCTCGACATGGTCGAGAACGGCTTCCTGGACAACACGCCGGTCTACACCGTGCCCGAAGGCCGGCTGTTCATGATGGGCGACAACCGCGACAACTCCACCGACAGCCGGGTGCAGTCGGCGGTCGGCTACGTGCCGTTCGAGAACCTGGTCGGCCGCGCCGAGCTGATCTTCTTCTCGGTCGAGCGTGGGGAAGCGGCCTGGGCGTTCTGGCGCTGGCCGTGGAGCGTGCGCTGGACGCGCCTCGGCACGTCGCTGAGATGA
- the acpS gene encoding holo-ACP synthase, with amino-acid sequence MILGIGADLCDIRRIERTIERFGERFLARVFTDEERARAEAGRTPAATYAKRFAAKEACAKALGGGIGDGAAWRDMGVENLDGGRPTLVLTGQARATLARLTPAGCEPVIHLTLTDEHPMAQAFVVISAIPRPGACPSVPEA; translated from the coding sequence GTGATCCTCGGAATCGGCGCCGACCTCTGCGACATCCGGCGGATCGAGCGCACGATCGAGCGCTTCGGCGAGCGGTTCCTCGCCCGCGTCTTCACCGACGAGGAGCGCGCCCGGGCGGAGGCCGGCAGGACGCCGGCCGCCACCTACGCCAAGCGCTTCGCGGCCAAGGAGGCCTGCGCAAAGGCGCTCGGCGGCGGCATCGGCGACGGCGCTGCCTGGCGCGACATGGGCGTCGAGAACCTCGACGGCGGCCGCCCCACGCTCGTCCTCACGGGGCAGGCGAGGGCGACGCTCGCGCGGCTGACGCCGGCCGGCTGCGAGCCGGTGATCCACCTGACCCTGACCGACGAACACCCCATGGCCCAGGCCTTCGTCGTCATCAGCGCGATCCCCCGTCCGGGCGCATGCCCGTCCGTCCCGGAGGCTTGA